From a region of the Fischerella sp. JS2 genome:
- a CDS encoding penicillin-binding protein 1A has protein sequence MGKFTSWFKERTTKSSDSQTEKLGSAIGDTQAKEESTNEQNHDENRPPTKLKQAKQIVTQVVAKLPGSHKPLYRRYWFWAGLGVSGGVAAVCYGVWSIDQTLPNKTELSAVVREQTLTIKAADGTILQQQGEATREQLKLEEIPEKFKKAFIASEDRRFYKHDGVDAQGIVRAVLNNLRSQNVVEGGSTITQQLARILFLKQERTIWRKLKEARLAQKIEDQLSKDQILERYLNLVYLGSGAYGIADAAWVYFSKPVHELTLGEMAAIAALPPAPNRFSPQVNLESAQQRRNLVLQRMYEDGYITKIERDIAVSEKLAVRPSQPKRWQVEAPYFISYVQKELPKYVSPEVLNAGGLTVETSLNLSWQKMAEEAVDKTLRNQGRWENFKQGALVAIDPRTGAIKAMVGGKDFSKNQFNRVTQAQRQPGSTFKGFVYATAIATGKNPYDGYEDAPLIVDGYEPKNFSENFYGWMNMRDALTKSINIIAVKVLMDIGFEPTIKLAHDMGIRSELKPMYSLALGSNEVNLLELTSAYGSFATQGLHVEPHGITRILNRQGQVIWRDNFQPKRALDTESAAIMTWMLRNVVNAGTGGAANLNDRPVAGKTGTTDEARDLWFIGFIPQLVTGVWLGNDDNKPTAGSSSTAAYTWHEFMEKATEGMPVEKFPERPKLEGRKGTIKAQRIKAKRIVNPPAPSNNENSDGQNQQVDSNNSQGRSSRRRRYRRTNYQQQEQQQEQTPRRRRRRRYREQQAADDSSSQRSYRRRYRNDESASNSDYSSSPSRRRYRQYSNSSTPIIPRVRYTPSASSSSGSSSSASTPSWRERLKPSSSQ, from the coding sequence GTGGGGAAGTTTACCTCCTGGTTTAAAGAAAGAACTACAAAATCGAGTGATTCTCAAACAGAAAAATTGGGGTCGGCAATAGGTGATACCCAAGCAAAAGAGGAATCCACAAATGAACAAAACCATGATGAGAACCGGCCACCAACAAAACTGAAGCAAGCTAAGCAGATAGTAACTCAGGTAGTTGCCAAGCTTCCTGGCAGTCATAAACCACTATACCGTCGTTATTGGTTTTGGGCAGGCTTGGGTGTAAGCGGCGGTGTCGCTGCTGTTTGTTATGGAGTTTGGTCTATTGACCAAACATTACCAAATAAAACTGAACTCAGTGCTGTTGTTAGAGAGCAAACATTAACCATCAAAGCTGCCGATGGGACGATTTTGCAACAGCAGGGAGAAGCAACTAGAGAACAGTTGAAATTAGAGGAAATACCAGAGAAATTCAAAAAAGCTTTTATTGCCTCAGAAGACAGAAGATTTTACAAACACGATGGTGTTGATGCCCAAGGAATTGTGAGAGCAGTTTTAAATAATTTGCGATCGCAAAACGTCGTCGAAGGTGGTAGCACCATCACGCAACAGCTAGCACGAATTCTCTTTCTCAAACAAGAGCGGACAATTTGGCGTAAGCTCAAAGAAGCTCGTCTAGCACAGAAAATCGAAGACCAATTGTCTAAAGACCAGATTTTAGAGCGTTATCTCAATTTAGTGTATTTGGGTTCAGGAGCCTACGGAATTGCAGATGCGGCATGGGTGTATTTTAGTAAACCAGTCCATGAACTCACCTTGGGGGAAATGGCAGCGATCGCAGCCTTACCTCCAGCCCCCAACCGTTTTTCACCGCAAGTGAATCTAGAATCTGCCCAACAACGGCGGAATTTAGTTTTGCAACGGATGTATGAAGACGGATACATCACCAAAATTGAGAGAGACATCGCAGTTAGCGAAAAATTAGCCGTTAGGCCTAGTCAACCCAAACGCTGGCAAGTTGAAGCTCCTTACTTTATCAGTTATGTCCAGAAAGAATTGCCTAAATATGTTTCCCCAGAGGTTTTGAATGCAGGCGGTTTAACGGTGGAAACCTCCTTAAACTTGTCTTGGCAGAAGATGGCAGAAGAAGCAGTGGATAAAACTTTACGTAATCAGGGTCGCTGGGAAAACTTTAAGCAAGGAGCTTTGGTGGCGATTGATCCCCGGACTGGTGCGATCAAAGCAATGGTTGGGGGAAAAGACTTTAGCAAAAACCAATTTAATCGTGTTACCCAGGCACAACGACAGCCAGGGTCGACTTTTAAAGGATTTGTGTATGCAACAGCGATCGCTACTGGTAAAAATCCCTATGATGGTTATGAAGATGCACCCCTGATTGTGGATGGTTACGAGCCGAAAAACTTCAGCGAGAATTTCTACGGCTGGATGAATATGAGAGATGCTCTCACCAAGTCAATAAATATTATTGCGGTGAAAGTGTTGATGGATATAGGATTTGAGCCAACAATTAAGCTTGCTCATGATATGGGAATTAGATCGGAACTCAAACCGATGTATTCTTTAGCTCTCGGCTCAAATGAAGTGAATTTGCTGGAGTTAACAAGTGCTTATGGTTCCTTTGCCACTCAAGGATTACACGTAGAACCCCACGGCATCACCCGCATTCTCAACCGCCAAGGTCAGGTAATTTGGAGAGATAATTTTCAGCCAAAGCGCGCTTTAGATACAGAAAGTGCCGCGATTATGACCTGGATGTTGCGTAATGTGGTAAATGCAGGTACAGGCGGTGCTGCTAACTTGAATGATAGACCTGTTGCAGGTAAGACTGGTACTACCGATGAGGCTCGAGATTTGTGGTTTATTGGCTTCATACCCCAGTTAGTAACAGGCGTATGGCTAGGTAACGACGACAACAAACCAACTGCGGGTAGTAGCAGTACTGCTGCTTATACCTGGCACGAATTCATGGAAAAAGCAACAGAAGGAATGCCAGTCGAGAAGTTTCCGGAACGACCGAAGCTAGAAGGTCGTAAAGGTACTATTAAAGCACAACGCATCAAAGCTAAACGAATTGTTAATCCTCCTGCTCCTTCTAATAACGAGAATTCTGATGGACAAAATCAACAGGTAGATTCTAATAATAGCCAAGGGCGATCGTCTCGCAGAAGAAGATACAGAAGAACTAATTATCAACAGCAAGAACAACAGCAAGAACAAACCCCAAGGCGGCGACGCAGACGCCGCTATCGAGAACAGCAAGCAGCTGACGACTCTAGTTCCCAAAGAAGCTATCGGCGTCGATATCGTAATGACGAATCGGCTTCTAATAGTGATTATTCGTCATCTCCATCACGACGAAGATATAGACAATATTCAAATTCTTCTACACCTATAATTCCTCGAGTCAGGTATACACCGTCTGCTAGCTCTAGTAGTGGTTCTTCTAGTTCCGCATCCACACCCTCTTGGCGAGAGAGACTGAAGCCAAGTTCTTCACAGTGA
- a CDS encoding mannose-1-phosphate guanylyltransferase, whose amino-acid sequence MTRALFPVILAGGKGERFWPLSRQNRPKQFLNLDGSSRSLLQATADRLLPLADGWDRLLVITSSQIAQGVKEQLPELPSNNLLVESQGRDTAAAVAWTSLEIKKRHGDDAIIGFFPADHWIANQDVFAHTINAAIELAANTAAIVTLGIKPTFPSTGYGYIEQGEKIGCFDDLPAYHVNRFTEKPDRQTAENFLATGRFSWNSGMFIFRAGVVLKELHIHAPEIIEPLIQHGPDIYPQLPKKSIDYALMEKTNLTHVLPVDFGWDDLGDWNAIERLLKKEDSPNVELGTHVGLDTQGAIVYTNNPDEVVVTIGLEDVVIVRDRNVTLVVKKDRTQEIKQILKTLQSDPRFTELL is encoded by the coding sequence ATGACTAGAGCATTGTTCCCTGTAATTCTTGCTGGTGGTAAAGGTGAACGCTTTTGGCCCTTAAGTCGCCAAAATCGACCCAAACAATTTTTAAACCTAGATGGTAGCTCTAGAAGTCTTCTACAAGCAACGGCTGATCGACTGCTACCATTAGCAGACGGTTGGGATCGCTTGTTGGTGATTACTTCTAGTCAGATAGCCCAAGGAGTTAAGGAACAACTGCCCGAACTACCATCGAATAACTTGCTAGTCGAGTCTCAAGGAAGGGACACAGCCGCAGCAGTTGCTTGGACAAGCTTGGAAATCAAAAAGCGTCACGGAGATGACGCTATTATCGGCTTTTTCCCTGCTGATCATTGGATTGCTAACCAAGATGTTTTTGCACACACAATAAATGCAGCAATTGAACTAGCAGCAAACACAGCAGCAATTGTCACACTGGGGATCAAGCCCACCTTTCCATCAACTGGCTACGGTTACATAGAACAAGGCGAAAAGATTGGTTGCTTTGATGACTTGCCAGCTTATCATGTCAACCGCTTTACTGAAAAGCCCGACCGTCAAACGGCAGAAAATTTTCTGGCGACGGGACGTTTTAGCTGGAATAGCGGGATGTTTATTTTCCGGGCGGGTGTTGTTCTCAAGGAACTGCATATCCACGCCCCAGAAATTATTGAACCGTTGATACAGCACGGCCCTGATATCTATCCCCAGTTACCTAAGAAGAGTATAGACTATGCGCTCATGGAAAAAACGAATTTGACACATGTCTTACCAGTGGATTTTGGCTGGGATGACTTAGGTGATTGGAATGCGATCGAACGTTTATTAAAAAAAGAAGATTCCCCAAATGTAGAACTAGGTACTCATGTAGGGTTAGATACACAGGGTGCTATTGTTTACACTAACAATCCTGATGAGGTTGTTGTCACCATTGGTCTAGAAGATGTCGTAATTGTGCGCGATCGCAATGTGACTCTTGTTGTCAAAAAAGACCGTACTCAAGAAATCAAGCAAATTTTGAAAACTTTACAAAGTGATCCCCGATTTACGGAATTGTTGTGA
- the psb35 gene encoding photosystem II assembly protein Psb35 gives MNLLMQAAAQAANEPHFPFAFTAVYVIGFIAAVTIGSIAWYNSKRPVGWEDKERPDFVPKVDKDETPGVGEPK, from the coding sequence ATGAATTTATTAATGCAAGCAGCAGCACAAGCAGCTAATGAACCTCATTTTCCTTTCGCTTTTACTGCGGTTTATGTAATTGGCTTTATTGCTGCTGTCACAATTGGTTCAATTGCTTGGTACAATTCCAAGCGTCCCGTAGGTTGGGAAGATAAAGAACGCCCCGACTTTGTCCCCAAAGTTGACAAAGATGAAACACCTGGTGTAGGTGAACCTAAATAG
- a CDS encoding M1 family metallopeptidase, producing MSYYFFDTENYRYKSFELPGAKPHYNPDRPGQVEHIFLDLDLDIPNQSVQGKCNITLLPIRNGIDRLSLDAVNLNIESVFVDEVQQKFDYDGEKLSIQLHSPTLVNQRLAIAIAYSVQKPQRGIYFIQPNKHYPHKPTQVWTQGEDEDSRFWFPCFDYPGQLSTSEIRVRVPKPLIAISNGELIATEADGEDKIYHWLQQQIHPTYLMTLAVGDFAEIRDDWNGKPVTYYVEKGREADAKRSMGKTPRMMEFLSEKYGYVYPYPKYAQVCVDDFIFGGMENTSTTLLTDRCLLDAKAALDNRNTESLVVHELAHQWFGDLVVIKHWSHAWVKEGMASYSEVMWTEHEYGADEAAYYRLGEARSYLAEDSSRYRRPMVTHVYREAIELYDRHIYEKGSCVYHMIRTELGDEMFWQAMQTFVQDNAHKTVETIDLLRAIEKATGRNLLFLFDQYVFRGGHPDFKVAYSWDGDANLAKVTVTQTQASSDKNGSNSDLFDLRIPIGFGYAKNGATAELKIFKVRVHEREQTFYFPLEEKPLFVSFDVGNNFLKTVSLEYSVPELKAQLEFDPNPISRIYAAEALAKKGGLEVLKALLSALQKDPFWGVRAEVAAQIAEIKLDQSFDALVLGLKDDNPNVRRAVVEALATIKTYASYKAIKEVVENGDASYYVEAAAARAVGTIAAASLEEKPKEEKVLKLLKTVLEAKAGWNEVVRSGAIAGLAKLKTSEAALNLILEYTKIGIPQPLRLTAIRALGIVSVGQTPANVERILDHLAELAKERFFLTQVAVVTALGNMETPKAISILQSLGDQTADGRVRRYAEEEIAKVQKNIGTDSAVKLLREELDQLKQQNQELRSRLENLEAKAK from the coding sequence ATGTCTTATTATTTTTTTGATACAGAAAATTACCGTTACAAATCTTTTGAGTTGCCAGGGGCAAAACCACACTATAACCCTGACCGCCCCGGACAGGTTGAACATATTTTTCTAGATCTCGATTTAGATATTCCCAACCAGAGCGTTCAAGGAAAGTGCAATATTACTTTATTGCCCATCCGTAATGGTATTGACCGTTTAAGCTTGGATGCTGTTAATTTGAACATTGAATCTGTCTTTGTGGATGAAGTACAGCAGAAGTTTGATTACGACGGTGAAAAACTCTCGATCCAACTACATTCACCCACCCTTGTTAATCAACGACTTGCGATCGCGATCGCCTACTCTGTCCAAAAGCCCCAACGGGGGATCTACTTCATCCAACCCAATAAACATTATCCCCACAAACCCACTCAAGTTTGGACACAGGGTGAAGATGAAGACTCACGCTTCTGGTTTCCTTGTTTTGACTACCCGGGACAGTTGTCTACTTCCGAAATTCGTGTCCGTGTTCCCAAACCACTGATTGCCATATCTAATGGTGAACTAATTGCTACAGAAGCAGACGGTGAGGACAAAATTTATCACTGGTTGCAGCAGCAAATTCATCCTACCTATTTAATGACACTGGCGGTAGGTGACTTTGCAGAAATTCGCGATGATTGGAACGGAAAACCTGTTACATACTATGTGGAAAAAGGACGGGAAGCAGATGCCAAACGTAGTATGGGCAAAACTCCCCGAATGATGGAGTTTCTCAGCGAAAAATATGGCTATGTTTATCCCTATCCAAAGTATGCCCAAGTCTGCGTTGATGATTTCATCTTTGGTGGCATGGAAAACACTTCCACCACACTGTTAACAGATAGATGTTTGCTGGATGCTAAAGCAGCATTAGATAACCGCAATACAGAAAGTTTAGTAGTCCACGAACTGGCACACCAATGGTTTGGTGATTTAGTTGTCATCAAACACTGGTCACATGCTTGGGTAAAAGAAGGCATGGCTTCTTATTCTGAAGTAATGTGGACAGAGCATGAGTACGGTGCAGATGAAGCAGCCTATTATCGCTTAGGAGAAGCCCGCAGCTATCTAGCAGAAGATAGCAGTCGCTACCGCCGTCCGATGGTGACACACGTCTATCGAGAAGCGATCGAACTCTATGATCGCCACATCTATGAAAAAGGGTCTTGTGTATATCACATGATCCGTACGGAGTTGGGCGACGAAATGTTTTGGCAAGCAATGCAGACATTTGTCCAGGATAATGCCCATAAAACCGTAGAAACAATAGATTTACTTCGGGCGATCGAAAAGGCAACTGGACGTAATCTATTATTTCTGTTTGACCAGTATGTATTTCGAGGGGGGCATCCAGATTTCAAAGTCGCATACTCTTGGGATGGCGATGCTAACTTAGCTAAGGTGACGGTAACTCAAACCCAAGCATCATCTGATAAAAATGGCAGTAACAGTGATTTATTTGACCTACGAATTCCCATTGGTTTTGGTTATGCTAAAAATGGTGCTACTGCGGAATTAAAAATTTTCAAGGTACGGGTTCACGAACGTGAACAAACTTTCTATTTCCCACTAGAAGAGAAACCACTGTTTGTCAGCTTTGATGTGGGGAATAATTTCTTGAAAACTGTTTCCTTGGAGTACTCAGTACCAGAGTTAAAAGCACAGTTAGAATTTGATCCCAATCCAATTTCGCGTATTTACGCAGCTGAAGCCTTAGCGAAAAAAGGAGGACTAGAAGTCCTTAAAGCACTATTGTCAGCACTGCAAAAAGATCCTTTTTGGGGTGTGCGTGCAGAAGTAGCTGCCCAAATAGCAGAAATCAAGTTAGACCAAAGCTTTGATGCTTTAGTGCTAGGGTTAAAAGATGATAATCCCAATGTACGTCGAGCTGTAGTAGAAGCACTGGCAACAATCAAAACCTACGCTAGTTATAAGGCTATCAAAGAAGTAGTTGAGAATGGAGATGCCAGCTACTATGTAGAAGCAGCCGCAGCCCGCGCAGTTGGTACAATTGCAGCTGCCAGTTTGGAAGAAAAACCCAAAGAAGAAAAAGTTTTGAAACTGCTAAAAACAGTTTTAGAAGCAAAAGCAGGTTGGAATGAAGTAGTACGCAGTGGGGCGATCGCTGGTTTAGCCAAACTTAAAACTTCCGAAGCAGCCTTAAATCTGATTTTGGAATACACCAAAATAGGCATTCCCCAGCCTTTGCGCTTGACAGCAATTCGGGCATTGGGTATAGTCTCTGTCGGTCAAACTCCTGCCAATGTAGAGCGAATCTTAGATCATTTGGCAGAACTTGCTAAAGAAAGATTCTTCTTAACTCAAGTCGCAGTAGTGACAGCCTTGGGAAATATGGAAACTCCCAAAGCCATCAGTATCTTGCAATCCCTTGGCGATCAAACAGCAGATGGACGGGTACGCCGCTATGCAGAAGAAGAGATTGCCAAAGTGCAAAAGAATATTGGTACAGACAGTGCAGTTAAACTACTGCGCGAGGAACTTGATCAACTCAAACAACAAAATCAGGAACTGAGAAGTCGTTTGGAAAACTTAGAAGCGAAGGCGAAGTAG
- a CDS encoding 16S rRNA (cytosine(967)-C(5))-methyltransferase: MQHQKSRNQNISSRQLAFIALREVHKGAYADVALDRVLAKADIADGEVGAKMLSDRRLVTELVYGCTRRQRTLDAIIDQLAKKQSHQQPKDLRTILHLGFYQLLYQERIPPSAAVNTTVQLSKENGFAGLAGFVNGLLRQFLRLMEEMGRWGDGGDGGQTRQGEQGRNTGNIDEILCVSPRLFFLTSFLQLPENQVERLGILHSFPDWIIQVWIDQFGVIETEKLCIWMNQTPAIDLRVNPLRADLETVEAALQAAGISCQRLPHLPQALRLLTHPGQIQNLPGFSQGWWSIQDSSAQLVGHFLDPQPKEVVIDACAAPGGKTTHMAELMQDTGKIWACDRTASRMRKLQENIQRLDLKSIKICIDDTRNLSQFRNSADRVLLDAPCSGLGTLHRHADARWRQTPDSVKELSILQKELISHTSTFVKQGGLLVYATCTLHPTENESVIESFITENCDWKIETSFQNVAFHKYSTSLGCLKVLPHQHDMDGFFMVRLRKTNNSG; the protein is encoded by the coding sequence TTGCAACATCAAAAATCCAGAAATCAAAATATTTCATCCCGGCAACTAGCTTTTATTGCCTTGCGAGAAGTCCACAAGGGAGCTTATGCTGATGTGGCACTAGACCGAGTGTTAGCAAAAGCAGACATAGCAGATGGTGAAGTTGGTGCAAAGATGCTCAGCGATCGCCGTTTAGTCACAGAATTAGTTTATGGCTGCACCAGAAGACAGCGTACTCTCGACGCTATTATTGATCAACTTGCCAAAAAGCAATCCCATCAGCAACCCAAAGACCTCCGCACGATCCTGCATTTAGGCTTCTACCAGTTGCTATATCAAGAACGAATTCCTCCTAGTGCGGCTGTGAATACCACCGTACAATTATCCAAGGAAAATGGTTTTGCTGGATTGGCTGGTTTTGTGAATGGTTTATTGCGGCAGTTTCTTCGCCTCATGGAAGAGATGGGGAGGTGGGGAGATGGTGGAGATGGGGGACAAACCAGACAAGGGGAACAAGGGAGGAACACGGGGAATATAGATGAAATACTCTGTGTGTCACCGCGTCTTTTTTTCCTCACATCTTTCTTACAGCTACCAGAAAACCAAGTTGAACGTTTGGGTATTCTACACAGTTTTCCTGACTGGATAATTCAAGTTTGGATAGACCAATTTGGTGTAATCGAGACAGAAAAACTATGTATCTGGATGAACCAAACCCCAGCAATTGATCTACGGGTAAATCCACTTCGCGCTGATTTAGAAACAGTAGAAGCAGCATTGCAGGCGGCTGGTATTTCCTGTCAACGTCTTCCCCACCTCCCGCAAGCTTTACGATTACTGACTCACCCAGGTCAAATTCAAAATCTGCCTGGTTTTAGTCAGGGTTGGTGGAGTATCCAAGATAGTAGTGCCCAACTAGTTGGTCATTTCCTTGATCCCCAACCAAAAGAAGTAGTGATTGATGCCTGTGCTGCACCCGGTGGTAAAACCACTCACATGGCTGAGTTAATGCAGGATACGGGGAAAATTTGGGCGTGCGATCGCACTGCTTCTCGGATGCGGAAACTTCAAGAAAATATCCAACGGCTTGATCTGAAATCTATAAAAATTTGCATTGATGACACTCGGAATTTATCCCAATTTCGTAACTCTGCTGACCGTGTCTTACTGGATGCACCTTGTTCTGGTTTAGGGACGTTACATCGCCATGCTGATGCGCGCTGGCGACAAACACCAGACTCAGTCAAAGAACTTTCCATCCTGCAAAAAGAATTAATATCACATACAAGCACTTTTGTAAAACAAGGAGGGTTACTAGTTTATGCTACCTGTACGTTGCATCCAACTGAAAATGAAAGCGTCATAGAATCATTTATCACAGAAAACTGTGATTGGAAAATAGAGACTTCTTTTCAAAATGTAGCTTTTCATAAGTATTCCACGTCACTAGGCTGCCTAAAAGTTTTACCCCATCAACATGACATGGATGGCTTTTTTATGGTTCGTTTAAGAAAAACCAATAATTCAGGGTGA
- a CDS encoding LCP family protein, giving the protein MVKQVAQIKNQGKSQQAQKSTDEANPQQQANVSSQFVESVGSIPSQLYQRLGLAMPRWLFWLLTIVVGITLSGLLVSTLALWTPLWSDIDRTDEELGMGGPDAEKTPLPGEIWSNISQYKLTRPMNVLIMGIEPVRGSVDGSPESYAGKSDTMLLVRLNPENHTIRVLSIPRDTMIAIPESKGLTKVSQANAQGGPVLAARVVSRTLSNAPIDRYIRISTSGLRQLVDQLGGVEVFVPKPMEYKDSAGKFSINLVSGWQTLNGEQAEQFVRYREANTGDLPRVQRQQALLMGLRERLFSPTVLPRLPQLVHIMGKYFDTNLKVEEMMALVNFSLNMERDNFQMTLLPGIFSRLSADPDSYWLNLTGKVDLLNNYTGVSIGGLKPDRRSLPSLKIAIQNASNQPQLTAKVINSLKSKGFKKVYAISDWPDGRSETKIIAQKGNRQAAEQLQKILGLGTIEVSAMGDLESDLTIRIGKDWK; this is encoded by the coding sequence GTGGTTAAACAAGTAGCACAGATCAAAAATCAGGGTAAATCTCAACAAGCGCAAAAATCTACTGATGAGGCAAACCCACAACAACAAGCGAATGTATCATCTCAGTTTGTAGAGTCTGTAGGTTCTATACCCAGCCAACTTTATCAAAGGTTGGGTTTGGCAATGCCTCGGTGGCTATTTTGGCTGTTGACAATAGTTGTAGGGATCACACTTTCAGGGTTATTAGTATCGACTTTAGCGCTTTGGACTCCCCTCTGGAGCGATATAGATCGAACAGATGAAGAGTTGGGTATGGGTGGCCCAGACGCAGAAAAAACGCCATTACCAGGGGAGATTTGGAGCAATATTTCTCAATATAAGCTCACACGCCCAATGAATGTTCTGATCATGGGCATCGAACCAGTCCGTGGTAGCGTTGATGGTTCTCCAGAAAGTTATGCTGGTAAGAGCGATACGATGTTGTTGGTAAGACTAAACCCAGAAAATCATACCATACGCGTGCTTTCGATTCCCAGGGATACTATGATTGCGATCCCAGAATCAAAGGGATTAACTAAAGTATCCCAAGCTAACGCCCAAGGGGGTCCGGTGTTGGCAGCGCGGGTTGTGAGTCGGACTTTGAGTAATGCACCCATTGATCGCTACATCCGTATTTCTACTAGCGGCTTACGGCAGTTAGTAGATCAGTTGGGTGGCGTAGAAGTGTTTGTTCCCAAACCGATGGAATACAAAGACTCGGCTGGTAAGTTTTCAATTAATTTAGTCAGTGGTTGGCAAACTCTTAACGGTGAACAGGCTGAACAGTTTGTGCGTTACCGTGAAGCTAACACAGGGGATCTTCCAAGAGTACAGCGACAGCAAGCATTGCTGATGGGGTTACGCGAACGCTTGTTTAGTCCCACTGTTTTACCCAGGTTGCCACAGCTAGTCCACATTATGGGCAAGTACTTTGACACAAACCTGAAAGTTGAAGAGATGATGGCACTAGTCAACTTCTCTTTGAACATGGAGCGGGATAATTTTCAAATGACCTTGCTACCAGGTATTTTTAGTCGTTTAAGTGCAGATCCTGATAGTTATTGGTTGAATCTAACTGGAAAAGTTGACTTGCTCAATAATTATACTGGAGTTAGTATAGGTGGTCTGAAACCAGATAGGCGATCGCTACCTAGTCTCAAAATTGCTATTCAAAATGCCTCCAATCAACCCCAGCTAACTGCCAAGGTAATCAACTCTCTCAAAAGCAAAGGCTTTAAAAAAGTCTATGCTATTTCAGATTGGCCCGATGGGCGTAGTGAAACTAAGATTATTGCCCAAAAAGGCAACCGCCAAGCCGCAGAACAACTGCAAAAAATCTTGGGTTTGGGAACTATTGAAGTCTCAGCAATGGGTGACTTAGAATCTGATCTCACTATTAGAATTGGGAAAGATTGGAAGTAG
- a CDS encoding TerB family tellurite resistance protein — translation MSVNSSNVKNLVKILIGAAWIDGTIQAEERQYLRQIAQEKGIASDPDIKPLLYELVPVKPIECYDWVKEYLGEHPSMEDYQNLIQAISGLIYSDDEVAVEEAKLLMKLQQLSTQEQSTQAGLNALLKQIQKLYRRWVEIQN, via the coding sequence ATGTCAGTAAACTCCAGTAACGTCAAAAACTTAGTTAAAATTCTGATTGGAGCAGCTTGGATAGATGGCACAATCCAAGCAGAAGAAAGGCAGTATCTGCGTCAAATAGCTCAAGAGAAAGGGATAGCTAGCGATCCAGATATTAAGCCTTTATTATACGAACTAGTTCCCGTGAAGCCAATCGAATGCTATGACTGGGTCAAGGAATATTTAGGTGAGCATCCGAGTATGGAAGATTACCAAAATCTAATTCAAGCCATCAGTGGTTTAATTTACAGTGATGATGAAGTAGCAGTAGAAGAAGCAAAACTGCTGATGAAGTTACAACAATTATCTACCCAAGAGCAATCAACCCAAGCCGGATTAAATGCCCTTCTCAAACAAATTCAAAAGCTTTACCGTCGTTGGGTTGAAATTCAAAATTAA
- the folK gene encoding 2-amino-4-hydroxy-6-hydroxymethyldihydropteridine diphosphokinase has protein sequence MKIFANSKLQLQTTNDASKDEWKPVAVALGSNIGDSYTILETAIKNLAQIPGIILEARSNWYKTKAVGPAQPDYLNGCVIMQVNMTPNLLLASLLEIEKKFGRVRKERWGPRTLDLDLLLYDDLILHTPNLQIPHPRMQERAFVLVPLAEIAPNWVEPVTGRSIQELAKVVDCSEVHLLTNI, from the coding sequence TTGAAAATATTTGCAAACAGCAAACTCCAGCTACAGACAACAAACGATGCCAGCAAAGATGAGTGGAAGCCTGTTGCAGTAGCTTTAGGTAGTAATATAGGAGATTCCTATACAATTTTAGAGACAGCTATCAAAAATCTGGCTCAAATACCAGGTATTATCTTAGAAGCGAGATCCAATTGGTACAAAACTAAAGCTGTAGGCCCAGCACAACCAGATTATTTGAATGGTTGTGTAATTATGCAAGTCAATATGACACCAAATTTATTATTGGCAAGCTTGCTAGAAATAGAAAAAAAATTTGGGCGCGTCCGGAAAGAGCGTTGGGGTCCTCGCACATTAGATTTAGATTTGTTGTTATATGATGACTTAATTTTACATACGCCAAACTTGCAAATTCCCCATCCGAGAATGCAAGAACGTGCTTTTGTCTTAGTGCCGTTAGCAGAAATAGCCCCAAATTGGGTAGAGCCAGTCACAGGACGCTCAATTCAAGAACTAGCCAAAGTTGTAGACTGTTCTGAAGTGCATTTGTTAACGAATATATGA